One genomic window of Indioceanicola profundi includes the following:
- a CDS encoding ABCB family ABC transporter ATP-binding protein/permease: MRPSGLPTTYARPDVNRLGEIGTIRSLLPYLWPQGQGSIKARVVTALLFLAIAKAANVVIPILYKGAVDALSGEGGDLARTAAENPAVAIPVGFILAYGLARVLSLGFGELRDAVFERVSQRAMRQAALNTFRHLHALSLRFHLERQTGGLSRVIERGTRAIDSILSTMLFNVLPTLLEIALVTVILWRMFDWRFALATFVTVAGYIAYTITVTNWRTRIRRQMLEADTKANAKAIDTLLNYETVKYFGNERFEAERYDKALHAYENAAVRTQSSLSLLNVGQGFIIAVGVVVVMWMAASGIVAGTLTIGDFVLVNTYLLQLYQPLNLFGFVYRGIKEALNDMEKMFELMQVDREVQDPPGAQPLRTLGGEVRFEDVFFAYDQRRPILKGIDFTVPAGRTVAVVGPTGAGKSTLSRLLYRFYDVTGGSIRIDGQDIREVRQDSLRAAIGIVPQDTVLFNDTIRYNVAYGRPGASDEEVERVAASAQILDFIRALPDGWNTVVGERGLKLSGGEKQRVAIARTLLKDPPILILDEATSALDTHTEREIQAALTEASRGRTTLVIAHRLSTIVDADEIIVLDAGRIVERGTHDGLLARGGAYAALWARQQAAGKRDADGAPEIAAEDAAAEEAGPA, encoded by the coding sequence ATGCGCCCCTCTGGCCTGCCGACCACCTATGCCCGCCCCGACGTGAACCGCCTGGGGGAGATCGGGACCATCCGCTCCCTGCTGCCCTATCTCTGGCCGCAGGGTCAGGGATCGATCAAGGCGCGGGTCGTGACCGCGTTGCTGTTCCTGGCCATCGCCAAGGCTGCCAACGTGGTCATTCCGATCCTCTACAAGGGCGCGGTGGATGCCCTGTCGGGAGAGGGCGGCGATCTGGCCCGCACGGCGGCGGAAAATCCCGCTGTGGCCATCCCGGTGGGCTTCATCCTGGCCTATGGCCTGGCCCGCGTGCTGTCCCTGGGCTTCGGGGAGCTGCGCGATGCCGTGTTCGAGCGGGTCAGCCAGCGCGCCATGCGCCAGGCGGCGCTGAACACCTTCCGCCATCTGCATGCGTTGTCCCTGCGCTTCCATCTGGAGCGGCAGACCGGCGGCCTGTCCCGGGTGATTGAGCGGGGGACCCGCGCCATCGACAGCATCCTGTCCACCATGCTGTTCAACGTGCTGCCCACATTGCTGGAGATCGCGCTGGTCACGGTGATCCTGTGGCGGATGTTCGACTGGCGCTTCGCGCTGGCCACCTTCGTCACGGTGGCCGGCTATATCGCCTACACCATCACCGTGACCAACTGGCGCACCCGCATCCGCCGGCAGATGCTTGAAGCCGACACCAAGGCCAACGCCAAGGCCATCGACACGCTGCTGAACTACGAGACGGTGAAGTATTTCGGTAATGAGCGGTTCGAGGCGGAGCGGTACGACAAAGCCCTGCACGCCTATGAGAACGCGGCTGTCCGTACCCAGTCCTCCCTGTCCCTGCTGAATGTGGGACAGGGCTTCATCATCGCCGTAGGCGTGGTGGTGGTGATGTGGATGGCGGCCAGCGGCATCGTGGCGGGCACGTTGACCATCGGCGACTTCGTCCTGGTGAACACCTATCTGCTGCAGCTCTACCAGCCGCTGAACCTGTTCGGTTTCGTCTACCGGGGCATCAAGGAAGCCCTGAACGACATGGAGAAGATGTTCGAGCTGATGCAGGTGGACCGGGAGGTGCAGGACCCGCCCGGAGCACAGCCCCTGCGCACCCTGGGCGGGGAGGTCCGGTTCGAGGACGTCTTCTTCGCGTACGATCAGCGCCGTCCCATCCTGAAGGGCATCGATTTCACCGTACCCGCCGGCCGCACCGTGGCGGTGGTGGGGCCGACCGGGGCGGGCAAATCCACCCTGTCCCGCCTGCTCTACCGCTTCTACGACGTCACCGGCGGCTCGATCCGGATCGATGGCCAGGATATCCGCGAGGTGCGGCAGGATTCCCTGCGCGCCGCCATCGGCATCGTTCCCCAGGACACGGTGCTGTTCAACGACACCATCCGCTACAACGTCGCCTACGGCCGCCCCGGAGCCTCGGACGAGGAGGTGGAGCGGGTGGCAGCCAGCGCCCAGATCCTGGACTTCATCCGCGCCCTGCCCGACGGCTGGAACACAGTAGTGGGAGAACGGGGCCTGAAGCTGTCGGGAGGCGAGAAGCAGCGCGTCGCCATTGCCCGGACCCTGCTGAAGGACCCGCCCATCCTGATCCTGGACGAGGCCACCAGCGCGCTGGACACCCATACGGAACGGGAAATCCAGGCGGCATTGACGGAAGCCAGCCGCGGACGCACCACACTGGTGATCGCCCACCGCCTTTCCACCATCGTGGATGCGGATGAGATCATCGTGCTGGATGCCGGCCGCATCGTGGAGCGCGGCACCCATGACGGCCTGCTGGCCCGCGGCGGGGCCTACGCGGCGCTGTGGGCCCGGCAACAGGCCGCCGGCAAGCGCGACGCCGACGGCGCTCCGGAAATTGCGGCCGAAGACGCCGCGGCGGAGGAGGCCGGCCCAGCGTGA
- a CDS encoding PRC-barrel domain-containing protein, which translates to MLGMNRTLLLGAAAGALLLGGQALAQTDATPPLEARPAAPAVTTPQGTSTDPAMTPDTVGDDRTAIASPQGLQAGIADIDLDDLDDMDVYSAEGAEIGEIDELIRRNGEVFAVLEVDDGWFNWNDQEVLVPLHMFERTEQGLRLPLTEQQAKELREYSRMDGDERINDDQGTVAEVLGIQ; encoded by the coding sequence ATGCTAGGCATGAACCGCACCCTGTTGCTGGGCGCCGCCGCAGGCGCGCTTCTCCTCGGCGGCCAGGCCCTGGCGCAGACCGACGCCACCCCGCCCCTGGAAGCCCGGCCGGCTGCGCCGGCGGTGACCACGCCGCAGGGCACCTCCACCGACCCCGCCATGACGCCCGACACCGTGGGCGACGACCGCACGGCCATAGCCTCTCCCCAGGGGCTTCAGGCGGGGATCGCCGACATCGACCTCGACGATCTGGACGACATGGACGTCTACAGCGCCGAAGGGGCCGAGATCGGCGAGATCGATGAGCTGATCCGCCGGAACGGCGAGGTGTTCGCCGTGCTGGAGGTGGATGACGGCTGGTTCAACTGGAACGACCAGGAGGTCCTGGTGCCGCTCCACATGTTCGAGCGCACGGAGCAGGGCCTGCGCCTGCCGCTGACCGAGCAGCAGGCCAAGGAGCTCCGGGAGTATTCCCGCATGGACGGCGATGAGCGTATCAACGACGACCAGGGCACCGTGGCCGAGGTCCTGGGCATCCAGTAA
- a CDS encoding DUF2147 domain-containing protein: MWDRSVMERGHLKGPQEHKAAAHAVQRRRGGWAARAASRLLCAPLLALLAGLLPASAQAEPQVPAGIWMKPGGKAAVELFACEGGKLCGRLMWARKSVYPEGQTRDINNPDPDLRSRELCGAVILWGLEWDGPDTWEDGWVYDPSTGSTYNARIVIEGPETLNVRGYKYVTLLGKTQTWAPAPDDLDLCTQPMTAEAR; the protein is encoded by the coding sequence ATGTGGGACAGGTCGGTCATGGAGCGCGGTCACCTCAAAGGACCGCAGGAACATAAGGCCGCGGCGCATGCGGTGCAACGTCGGCGCGGCGGATGGGCGGCCCGCGCCGCTTCGCGGCTGCTCTGCGCGCCCCTTCTCGCCCTGCTGGCGGGACTTCTTCCGGCCTCCGCCCAGGCCGAACCGCAGGTGCCCGCCGGCATCTGGATGAAGCCTGGCGGCAAGGCGGCGGTGGAGCTGTTCGCCTGTGAGGGCGGGAAGCTGTGCGGCCGGCTGATGTGGGCGCGCAAGAGCGTCTATCCCGAGGGCCAGACCAGGGACATCAACAATCCCGACCCCGATTTACGCAGCCGGGAACTGTGCGGAGCCGTCATCCTGTGGGGGCTGGAATGGGACGGCCCCGACACCTGGGAGGATGGCTGGGTTTACGATCCCTCCACCGGCAGCACCTATAATGCCCGGATCGTCATTGAGGGGCCGGAGACCCTGAATGTGCGTGGCTACAAATACGTGACCCTGCTGGGCAAGACCCAGACCTGGGCGCCTGCCCCGGACGATCTGGACCTCTGCACGCAGCCGATGACGGCGGAAGCCCGCTGA
- the upp gene encoding uracil phosphoribosyltransferase — MRTHHDHPNLFILDHPLIQHKLSHMRDKSRSTMGFRQLLREIALLMGYEITRDLPMTTERIETPLVSMDAPVIEGRKLAVVPILRAGLVMAEGLLELVPAAREGHIGLYRDHETKRPVEYLVKLPDPAGRMFILVDPMLATGYSAAHAVDVLNRHGVLDAQIRFMALVSAPEGVRVFHEAHPNVPVFTAALDSHLNENAYIVPGLGDAGDRLFGTK, encoded by the coding sequence ATGCGCACCCATCACGATCATCCGAACCTGTTCATCCTGGATCACCCGCTGATCCAGCACAAACTGTCCCACATGCGGGACAAATCGCGCTCTACCATGGGGTTCCGCCAGCTTCTGCGGGAAATCGCACTGCTGATGGGATACGAGATCACCCGCGACCTGCCCATGACGACGGAGCGGATCGAGACGCCGCTGGTGTCCATGGACGCCCCGGTGATCGAAGGGCGCAAGCTGGCCGTGGTGCCGATCCTGCGGGCCGGGCTGGTGATGGCCGAAGGGCTGCTGGAGCTGGTGCCGGCCGCGCGCGAGGGCCATATCGGCCTCTACCGCGATCATGAGACCAAGCGGCCAGTGGAATATCTGGTCAAGCTGCCGGACCCGGCCGGCCGCATGTTCATCCTGGTCGATCCGATGCTGGCGACCGGCTATTCCGCCGCGCATGCGGTGGACGTGCTGAACCGTCACGGCGTGCTGGATGCGCAGATCCGCTTCATGGCGCTGGTCTCGGCGCCTGAAGGGGTCCGCGTCTTCCATGAGGCGCATCCCAACGTGCCGGTCTTCACAGCGGCGCTGGACAGTCATCTGAACGAGAACGCCTACATCGTCCCCGGCCTGGGCGATGCCGGCGACCGGCTGTTCGGCACGAAGTAA
- the lepA gene encoding translation elongation factor 4 has product MTDLSHIRNFSIIAHIDHGKSTLADRLIEFCGAIEAREMKAQLLDNMDIERERGITIKAQTVRLNYKAKDGKTYQLNLMDTPGHVDFAYEVSRSLAACEGSILVVDASQGVEAQTLANVYQAIDANHEIVPVLNKIDLPAADIPRVKQQIEDVIGLDASDAVEVSAKSGINIEGVLEAIVTRLPPPKGDADAPLQALIVDSWYDPYLGVVVLVRVMNGELRTGQKVRFMATGATRELDRVGIFGPKKMQIDRLGPGEMGFITAAIKDIRDTKVGDTITDEKRQATGMLPGFKPSIPVVFCGLFPADAANFEDLRDSLGRLALNDASFQFEMESSAALGFGFRCGFLGLLHLEIIQERLEREFNLDLITTAPSVVYRMHMTDGTVKELHNPADMPDPIRIDRIEEPWIKASIMLPDEYLGGVLQLCTERRGIQKDLTYVGGRAMLVYELPLNEVVFDFYDRLKSISRGYASFDYLLEEYREGDLVKMSILVNNEPVDALSMIVHRTQAEYRGRQLVERLKDLIPRHMFKIPIQAAIGARVIARETIAAMRKDVLAKCYGGDISRKRKLLDKQKEGKKRMRQFGEVEIPQSAFIAALRMGQE; this is encoded by the coding sequence ATGACCGACCTGTCCCACATCCGCAATTTCTCCATCATCGCCCATATCGACCACGGCAAGTCCACCCTTGCCGACCGGCTCATCGAATTCTGCGGCGCCATCGAGGCGCGGGAGATGAAGGCGCAACTGCTCGACAACATGGATATCGAGCGGGAGCGCGGCATCACCATCAAGGCGCAGACCGTCCGGCTGAACTACAAGGCCAAGGACGGCAAGACCTACCAGTTGAACCTCATGGACACGCCGGGCCATGTGGACTTCGCCTATGAGGTCTCCCGCAGCCTTGCCGCCTGCGAAGGCTCCATCCTGGTGGTAGACGCTTCACAGGGCGTCGAGGCGCAGACCCTGGCGAACGTCTATCAGGCCATCGACGCCAACCATGAGATCGTGCCCGTCCTGAACAAAATCGACCTGCCCGCGGCGGACATCCCCCGTGTGAAGCAACAGATCGAGGACGTGATCGGTCTCGACGCCTCCGACGCGGTGGAGGTGTCGGCCAAGTCCGGCATCAACATCGAAGGCGTGCTGGAGGCGATCGTCACCCGCCTGCCGCCGCCCAAGGGCGATGCGGACGCCCCGCTCCAGGCCCTGATCGTGGATAGCTGGTACGACCCCTATCTGGGCGTGGTCGTGCTGGTGCGCGTCATGAACGGGGAGCTGAGGACCGGCCAGAAGGTGCGCTTCATGGCGACCGGCGCCACGCGCGAACTGGACCGCGTCGGCATCTTCGGGCCGAAGAAGATGCAGATCGACCGGCTGGGGCCGGGCGAGATGGGCTTCATCACCGCCGCCATCAAGGACATCCGCGATACCAAGGTGGGCGACACCATCACGGATGAGAAGCGGCAGGCGACCGGCATGCTGCCCGGCTTCAAGCCCAGCATCCCGGTGGTGTTCTGCGGTCTGTTCCCGGCCGACGCCGCGAACTTCGAGGATTTGCGCGACAGCCTGGGCCGTCTGGCGCTGAACGATGCCAGCTTCCAGTTCGAGATGGAGAGCAGTGCCGCGCTGGGCTTCGGCTTCCGCTGCGGCTTCCTGGGCCTGCTGCATCTGGAGATCATCCAGGAGCGGCTGGAGCGCGAGTTCAACCTGGACCTCATCACCACCGCGCCATCGGTCGTCTACCGCATGCACATGACCGACGGCACGGTGAAGGAGCTGCACAACCCGGCCGACATGCCCGATCCCATCCGGATCGACCGGATCGAGGAGCCCTGGATCAAGGCCAGCATCATGCTGCCGGACGAGTATCTAGGCGGCGTGCTGCAGCTCTGCACCGAGCGGCGCGGCATCCAGAAGGACCTCACCTATGTCGGCGGCCGGGCCATGCTGGTCTATGAGCTGCCGCTGAACGAGGTGGTGTTCGACTTTTACGACCGGCTGAAATCCATCTCCCGCGGCTATGCCAGCTTCGATTATCTGCTGGAGGAGTATCGGGAGGGCGACCTGGTCAAGATGTCGATCCTGGTGAACAACGAACCGGTCGACGCGCTGTCCATGATCGTCCACCGCACCCAGGCCGAATATCGCGGCCGCCAGCTGGTGGAGCGGCTGAAGGACCTGATCCCCCGCCACATGTTCAAGATCCCGATCCAGGCCGCCATCGGGGCCAGGGTCATCGCCCGCGAGACTATCGCCGCGATGCGCAAGGACGTGCTGGCCAAGTGCTATGGCGGCGACATCAGCCGCAAGCGCAAGCTTCTGGACAAGCAGAAGGAAGGCAAGAAGCGCATGCGCCAGTTCGGCGAGGTGGAAATCCCGCAAAGCGCCTTCATCGCCGCCCTGCGCATGGGGCAGGAGTAG